One genomic segment of Fervidobacterium pennivorans includes these proteins:
- a CDS encoding S-layer homology domain-containing protein, which yields MSKSIWGRVVVTFVLFVSVLLYGEYKDVPQSHWAYEAVEKLTNLGIVSGFPDGTFRGNETVTRFQVAMLLYRLYSLFDSSLRDIDNKISNIQARLLDMPQQSQISDIKQSVETLKNEQSDLKSNFKSDTEELRTSLNKLSQDLKKVSEDLKGYISALNKTNNSLNAVDQKVDKLSAAQDSLRISLEELNNKYSNLSSRLETLEKSSKALSDSISKINNTLKELEMTLNSRLKELESSLQVQKPTSEDISTVETEIKELKERLLLLELLKTDVEKLNNKVIEIQNSISELRTLKEKTIPQQSQSLDEQDISTVLAEINMIQETIAKLSKNDEDIQNQVNLIKQSVDRVSKTLENFLGENQEIRERLDEFSKEIQKLSDKTSGKQEEANVQLASQLKYSETIIEELKAKILESAEIKAFEESLKRLSSIEVTINSLVEKVKLLEDKYLTNENYAKKDEIEELRLQIESIKELITELRLIPVDNSKVQALAEDIQRKNKRIDEIEEKLQTISDKYVELSKITDDLSLKLANISSRLAQESSYQALLSEVNSLKDKVKKVEDDVQKRATTAQLNSVNQNVQKVLSMVLDLQDKVKEIQNRLQNVEAPKENANKGTDTAAYQTTRLPEASYSTINAELSDLKNRVDSITKSIDDLKTQTTMLTKTVEVRDDKVSALEAKFDALTQKAEETDKAIASMRMIISDLEGKIQKLEFHQQALSKEDFDKMVVIVSALGEKLSHFEPKLDLLEKNFNELDSRTKEFAKSIDELNIAQNTSKDELSNLKNILNEHEKRINDVLNKYSNLELFTTKTNEEVTNNIKVLTKRLDEEHEIVANIQNELVNIDERISRFEILIGNMATNDTVDAKFNDMTTKVYENLDKLQNDIIERISKVEAMLTEKIEKIDLAQRTIHDELLEVKQTAQKNSSDLVKLKEEVETLKIYDQKNEQNIIFTNEQLKKLSESKADREQLSQVSETVNDLQKQLRELKSENENLKSWLVILGLAIIGIVTYLVIGK from the coding sequence ATGAGCAAGAGTATTTGGGGAAGGGTAGTTGTTACCTTTGTTCTTTTTGTTTCTGTGCTTTTGTATGGAGAATACAAGGATGTTCCACAATCACACTGGGCTTACGAAGCTGTTGAGAAACTTACAAACCTAGGAATCGTATCAGGTTTTCCAGATGGAACGTTTAGAGGGAATGAAACTGTAACAAGGTTCCAGGTTGCCATGTTATTGTATAGGTTGTATTCTTTATTTGATTCAAGTCTAAGAGATATCGATAACAAAATTTCAAACATTCAAGCAAGACTCCTCGACATGCCTCAACAGAGTCAAATTTCAGATATTAAGCAGTCTGTTGAAACACTCAAAAATGAGCAAAGCGACCTGAAATCAAATTTCAAAAGTGATACAGAAGAACTTAGAACATCTTTAAACAAGCTCTCACAGGATCTGAAGAAAGTATCCGAAGATCTTAAAGGTTACATTTCAGCTCTTAATAAAACAAACAATTCTCTTAATGCTGTAGATCAGAAGGTAGACAAATTAAGTGCAGCTCAAGACTCCTTGAGGATATCCTTAGAAGAACTAAACAACAAATACTCAAATTTAAGTTCCCGTTTGGAAACCCTTGAAAAATCTTCTAAAGCCCTCTCAGATTCGATATCAAAGATAAATAACACATTGAAAGAACTCGAGATGACCTTGAATTCCAGACTGAAAGAACTTGAAAGTAGTCTTCAAGTCCAGAAACCTACCTCAGAAGATATCAGCACAGTTGAAACAGAAATTAAAGAGTTGAAAGAGAGATTGTTGTTGCTTGAACTTTTAAAAACCGACGTTGAGAAGTTAAATAACAAAGTTATTGAAATCCAGAATTCGATATCAGAGCTCAGAACTTTAAAAGAAAAAACGATTCCTCAACAGTCTCAATCCTTGGATGAACAAGATATATCAACAGTACTTGCGGAAATCAATATGATACAGGAAACTATAGCTAAACTTTCAAAGAATGACGAAGATATTCAGAACCAAGTCAATCTTATTAAACAGTCTGTAGATAGGGTCTCTAAAACTCTTGAAAATTTTCTTGGCGAAAACCAAGAGATAAGGGAAAGACTCGATGAATTCTCAAAGGAAATCCAAAAACTTTCAGACAAGACTTCAGGAAAACAAGAAGAAGCCAATGTACAGCTTGCTTCCCAACTAAAATATAGCGAAACAATAATCGAAGAACTCAAAGCAAAGATCCTTGAAAGTGCTGAAATTAAAGCCTTTGAAGAAAGTTTGAAACGATTATCAAGTATCGAGGTTACCATAAATTCTTTAGTAGAAAAGGTAAAACTATTGGAGGATAAATACCTAACAAATGAAAATTATGCGAAAAAAGATGAAATTGAGGAACTTAGGTTGCAGATAGAGTCGATCAAAGAGTTGATTACGGAGCTCCGATTGATTCCTGTTGATAACTCTAAGGTCCAAGCCTTAGCTGAAGATATTCAAAGGAAAAACAAAAGAATTGATGAAATCGAAGAAAAATTGCAAACTATCTCTGACAAATATGTCGAACTTTCAAAAATAACTGACGACCTATCTTTGAAGTTAGCAAATATATCTTCAAGGCTTGCTCAGGAATCAAGTTATCAAGCCCTTTTATCGGAGGTAAACTCTTTGAAGGATAAAGTCAAAAAGGTAGAAGACGACGTTCAAAAAAGAGCAACAACCGCTCAGCTTAATTCCGTTAACCAAAATGTTCAAAAAGTATTATCCATGGTTTTGGATCTCCAAGACAAAGTAAAAGAAATTCAAAATAGGTTGCAAAATGTAGAAGCTCCAAAGGAAAATGCGAACAAAGGCACTGATACTGCAGCGTATCAAACTACAAGGCTGCCTGAAGCAAGCTATAGCACCATAAATGCTGAGCTCAGTGATTTAAAAAACAGAGTTGATTCGATAACCAAATCAATTGATGATCTCAAAACGCAAACCACAATGCTTACTAAGACTGTTGAGGTACGTGACGATAAAGTATCAGCTCTGGAAGCAAAATTTGACGCACTCACACAGAAAGCAGAGGAAACTGACAAAGCAATCGCAAGCATGAGAATGATAATTTCAGATCTAGAAGGAAAAATTCAGAAGCTTGAATTTCATCAACAGGCTCTTTCAAAGGAAGACTTTGACAAAATGGTTGTCATAGTCTCTGCACTTGGTGAAAAGTTGTCGCATTTCGAACCTAAATTGGACCTTTTGGAAAAAAATTTCAACGAACTTGACAGTAGAACAAAGGAATTTGCAAAATCAATAGATGAATTAAATATTGCTCAAAACACTTCAAAAGACGAACTTTCAAATTTGAAAAACATCCTGAACGAGCATGAGAAGAGGATAAATGACGTGCTTAATAAGTACAGTAATCTAGAACTCTTTACAACAAAAACCAACGAGGAGGTAACAAACAACATAAAAGTTTTGACAAAACGCTTAGACGAAGAACATGAAATTGTTGCCAACATACAAAATGAGCTTGTAAACATCGATGAGAGAATTTCCAGATTTGAAATTTTAATTGGGAACATGGCCACCAATGATACGGTGGACGCGAAGTTCAACGACATGACAACAAAAGTCTATGAAAACCTCGATAAACTTCAAAACGATATAATTGAAAGAATCAGCAAAGTTGAAGCAATGTTAACCGAAAAGATTGAGAAAATAGATTTAGCTCAAAGGACAATCCACGATGAACTTTTGGAAGTTAAACAAACAGCTCAAAAAAATTCAAGCGACTTAGTTAAACTGAAAGAGGAAGTTGAAACCTTAAAGATATACGATCAAAAAAATGAGCAAAACATAATCTTCACAAATGAACAATTGAAGAAACTTTCAGAAAGTAAAGCAGACCGCGAACAGTTATCACAAGTTTCGGAAACAGTGAACGATTTGCAGAAACAACTGAGAGAGCTAAAGTCAGAGAATGAAAATCTAAAAAGCTGGTTAGTTATTTTAGGCTTAGCAATAATTGGTATCGTTACTTACTTAGTAATAGGGAAGTAA
- a CDS encoding PHP domain-containing protein, with translation MVLDLHTHTTASDGTLKPMELVEKAKLIGLEVLAITDHDTITGFHQIDETVYKDPKLLLIRGVEISAEYPTDSLHILGYNFDNSEKVEKVLNELIEYRNKRNELILEKMNQHGFKLTMEELKKVAKGKAIGRPHFARLMVEKGYVQSMEEAFQKYLKDGGLFFVEKKRLKPEEAIELIKESGGIAILAHPYQTLHEGKPYPIAPEIETLEDLIKYLVSKGLDGVEAYYSTHLPGQVEELLRIAEKYNLVVTAGSDFHGDNRPNIKLGMNIPFRHIGKFLSRLF, from the coding sequence TTGGTTTTGGATCTTCATACGCATACAACTGCATCAGATGGTACTCTAAAGCCAATGGAACTTGTGGAAAAAGCAAAATTGATAGGATTAGAGGTGCTCGCAATAACTGACCATGATACAATAACTGGGTTCCATCAAATTGATGAGACCGTTTACAAAGACCCAAAGTTATTACTTATTCGAGGAGTGGAAATCAGTGCGGAATATCCAACCGACAGCTTGCATATCTTAGGTTACAACTTCGACAATTCGGAAAAAGTCGAAAAAGTATTAAATGAGTTAATCGAATATCGCAACAAAAGAAACGAACTAATTCTTGAAAAGATGAATCAACACGGATTCAAGCTTACAATGGAAGAACTAAAAAAAGTGGCAAAGGGCAAAGCGATTGGTAGACCCCACTTTGCTCGTCTGATGGTGGAAAAAGGATACGTGCAAAGCATGGAAGAGGCGTTCCAAAAATATCTAAAAGATGGTGGATTATTTTTTGTTGAGAAAAAAAGACTGAAGCCAGAGGAAGCCATCGAATTGATAAAAGAATCAGGTGGCATCGCCATATTGGCACACCCATACCAAACACTTCACGAGGGTAAACCTTATCCAATAGCTCCGGAAATTGAAACTCTTGAAGATTTGATTAAATATTTGGTCTCAAAAGGTTTGGACGGTGTGGAGGCGTATTATTCAACACATTTGCCCGGTCAGGTAGAAGAATTATTAAGAATCGCGGAAAAATACAATTTGGTGGTCACCGCAGGAAGTGACTTCCATGGAGATAACAGACCCAATATAAAGCTTGGAATGAACATTCCATTCAGACATATCGGTAAGTTCTTATCCAGGTTGTTCTGA
- a CDS encoding DDE-type integrase/transposase/recombinase: MNNSMLSCPKCGSTSLYKNGHDKYGNQQFLCKLCHHSFKLSHSHKRKNFPFPYPKCTSCGKSMQIYKVHRSFVVFRCRACRTKDRVPFNLPEPVTLIPEKFKYFRFPIFFVLKAFVLYMKHNMSYRSLAHSLNIKVSHVTIYKWVIKLCTLFSVLFPTFTIENVFSVHADETVLVFKEQKYYVWLLVDHETNLILCWHVSKYRDMGQVKVLLEKFFGDSKPKNIELITDGLGAYESAVKLLFRNINHVVVPLGKNNQCESKFSLLKDFFRLKRGLKNTKNLAKYIQGFCVVKNLWKTHNGNINRILSQLHSFITTS; encoded by the coding sequence ATGAACAACTCAATGCTCTCTTGTCCCAAATGCGGTTCCACCAGCTTGTACAAAAATGGTCATGACAAATACGGTAACCAACAATTCCTTTGCAAACTCTGCCATCATTCTTTCAAACTCTCCCATTCTCACAAACGCAAAAACTTCCCTTTCCCTTATCCCAAATGCACTTCTTGTGGTAAATCTATGCAAATTTACAAAGTCCATCGCTCTTTCGTTGTCTTCCGTTGTAGAGCTTGTCGTACCAAAGATAGAGTACCTTTTAACCTCCCCGAACCAGTCACCCTTATTCCTGAGAAATTTAAATATTTCCGCTTCCCTATCTTTTTCGTCTTAAAGGCTTTTGTTTTGTATATGAAACACAATATGTCTTATCGCTCTCTTGCTCATTCTCTTAATATCAAAGTATCTCATGTCACCATATACAAATGGGTTATTAAATTGTGTACTTTATTCTCTGTACTTTTTCCAACATTTACCATCGAAAATGTTTTCTCAGTTCATGCTGATGAAACTGTTCTTGTGTTCAAAGAACAAAAGTACTATGTTTGGCTATTAGTTGATCACGAAACTAACTTAATTCTTTGTTGGCATGTCTCAAAGTATCGTGATATGGGACAAGTCAAAGTATTACTCGAGAAGTTCTTTGGTGATTCAAAACCTAAAAACATTGAACTTATTACTGATGGACTTGGTGCATATGAAAGTGCAGTAAAGCTGTTGTTCAGAAATATCAATCACGTAGTGGTACCGCTCGGTAAAAACAATCAATGTGAATCTAAGTTTTCATTGTTGAAAGACTTTTTCCGACTCAAGCGAGGGCTGAAGAATACGAAGAACTTAGCGAAATATATTCAAGGATTTTGTGTAGTGAAGAATCTTTGGAAAACGCACAATGGCAATATCAATCGCATTCTTTCACAATTACACTCTTTCATCACTACAAGTTAA
- a CDS encoding RNA polymerase sigma factor, translating to MESSKFSEMKNNSDIERFEKLDGQNNWNDEKKLIRALAKGDEGAYRYLYRTYGPKIGALVKSFLGSDDVDDVIQEVFLRVYKGVKKFRGDSKLATWIYKITMNVCNNLYKKLKRRSILTDFEQSTDDEEFSEYHSQVSSEDDIKKTLSDEEIMQKLNEALAKLDPEDRAILYMKEVDGLTYAEIGKILDKPEGTIKSKLHYIKRQLRKLLGEALGDEQEEP from the coding sequence TTGGAATCTTCCAAATTTTCCGAGATGAAAAATAATTCGGATATTGAACGATTTGAGAAACTCGATGGTCAAAATAATTGGAACGATGAGAAAAAGTTAATAAGAGCCCTAGCAAAGGGTGATGAAGGAGCTTACAGATATCTGTATAGAACCTACGGTCCAAAGATAGGTGCTTTAGTTAAAAGTTTCTTAGGCTCAGATGATGTCGACGATGTAATTCAAGAAGTTTTTCTTCGAGTTTACAAAGGGGTCAAGAAATTCCGTGGTGATTCGAAGTTAGCAACGTGGATTTACAAAATAACAATGAACGTATGTAACAACCTATATAAGAAGTTAAAGCGCAGAAGTATACTGACTGATTTTGAACAATCAACGGATGACGAAGAGTTCAGTGAATACCACAGTCAGGTCAGTTCTGAGGATGATATTAAAAAGACCTTGTCAGATGAGGAAATTATGCAAAAATTGAATGAAGCTTTAGCTAAATTAGATCCTGAAGATAGAGCTATTTTGTATATGAAAGAAGTTGACGGTTTAACATATGCAGAAATCGGGAAAATACTGGACAAACCCGAGGGAACAATAAAGAGTAAGTTACATTATATAAAAAGGCAGTTGAGGAAGCTTTTAGGGGAGGCATTAGGTGATGAGCAGGAAGAACCATGA
- a CDS encoding radical SAM protein, with protein MRCAIIDGYVDEPAVLGVPPYISTYVRYVAGVFMLKGYEVDYYTIDDVRAKDLWHAFSRYDYLVIIGGTTVPGKYVGGTPITPEEVNRVFTNSNSSYRILMGAIARAFASSGGKIARETSDIEAEEFVDDIGKWISETLSEDYTKAIRVASQTGAAIVVLHPRFPNIIAEVEVSLGCERRTYCTFCTEPLLHKRFFSRPVQDIVDEISELYKHGVRAFRLGRSANIIAFGSDWNAGSINPLALEELYSGIRNSCPEIRVLHTDNANPAYISRNLPHSARIVETIVKYNTAGDILSFGVESFDPVVRKKNNIDGEVEDIDTAVRVVNEIGGIRDKNGIPKLLPGINLIFGLFGETKKTYEINYQKLLEYLENGLLLRRINLRQLIIFPGTPIYHLSKRKTLKVNKQLFEHYKYLTRNNVDTPMLKRVFPIGCVIENVIPEFKEGKVTFGRPLGTYPILIGVPADFDKPSDIVVVGHGHRSLTGVRRVSLSELTFEELTSIPGIGSKNAHRIKAEDFSTLDVQTMEFLQEHFSNN; from the coding sequence ATGCGTTGCGCAATTATTGATGGTTACGTTGACGAACCCGCGGTTTTGGGCGTTCCACCTTATATCAGCACCTATGTTAGATACGTCGCAGGCGTGTTTATGTTGAAGGGATATGAGGTAGACTATTATACGATAGACGATGTGCGTGCCAAGGACCTTTGGCACGCATTTTCTCGTTATGATTACCTTGTAATAATTGGTGGTACTACGGTACCAGGAAAGTACGTTGGTGGAACACCCATAACACCTGAAGAAGTCAATAGGGTATTTACCAACTCAAATTCCTCTTACAGAATATTGATGGGAGCTATTGCAAGGGCGTTTGCATCATCCGGAGGGAAAATTGCCAGAGAAACATCAGATATCGAAGCCGAAGAATTTGTTGATGACATCGGAAAGTGGATTTCTGAAACTCTTTCAGAAGATTATACAAAAGCGATAAGAGTAGCATCTCAGACAGGAGCTGCAATTGTAGTCCTGCATCCGAGGTTTCCTAATATCATCGCTGAAGTAGAAGTCTCACTAGGTTGTGAACGCAGAACGTATTGTACGTTTTGTACGGAACCTTTATTGCATAAAAGATTTTTCTCTCGACCTGTTCAAGATATTGTTGATGAAATATCTGAATTATACAAACACGGTGTTCGTGCATTTAGACTTGGGAGAAGTGCGAATATAATTGCTTTTGGTAGTGATTGGAATGCAGGTTCAATAAACCCTTTAGCTCTTGAAGAACTCTACAGTGGTATAAGAAATTCGTGTCCAGAGATTAGAGTATTACATACAGACAACGCAAACCCCGCCTATATCTCCCGTAATCTTCCTCATTCAGCGAGGATCGTTGAAACCATTGTTAAATACAACACAGCAGGAGACATCTTATCATTTGGTGTGGAGAGTTTTGACCCTGTTGTTAGAAAAAAGAACAACATAGACGGTGAAGTTGAAGACATCGATACCGCCGTAAGAGTGGTCAATGAAATCGGAGGAATTAGAGATAAGAACGGCATTCCAAAACTACTTCCAGGAATAAATCTGATATTTGGTTTATTTGGTGAGACAAAGAAAACTTATGAAATAAACTATCAAAAATTGTTGGAGTATCTGGAAAATGGACTGTTACTAAGAAGGATAAACCTGCGCCAGTTAATAATTTTCCCAGGTACCCCAATATATCACCTCTCCAAAAGGAAAACATTGAAAGTAAACAAACAGCTTTTCGAACACTACAAATATCTTACTAGAAATAACGTGGACACCCCTATGCTTAAACGGGTATTCCCTATCGGGTGTGTTATAGAAAATGTCATTCCAGAATTTAAGGAAGGCAAAGTCACGTTTGGTAGACCGCTTGGTACATACCCTATTTTGATAGGTGTCCCCGCTGATTTCGATAAGCCTTCCGATATTGTTGTGGTAGGACATGGACACAGGTCATTAACAGGTGTTAGAAGAGTTTCTCTATCTGAATTGACTTTCGAAGAATTAACATCAATACCTGGTATTGGTTCCAAAAACGCACACAGAATAAAGGCAGAAGATTTTTCTACACTGGATGTTCAAACTATGGAGTTTTTACAAGAGCATTTTTCGAACAACTGA
- a CDS encoding DUF72 domain-containing protein yields MEEKEKEKRVLWFIGTSGFSFDDWVGTVYPDYIKSSEMFNYYWQNYGFNAVELNYTFYQMPSYRTIVSLLRKSPPGFKFALKLHSSITHDGNIENLKDFLKNTNVIKQEGKMVGYLAQFPYVFKYSNEHVEFLKKLAEEITSKEIELFIEFRNSTWVKRDDVWLLLKEFSPYLHIVVVDLPKLPGLYSFSTEYSAKEDSTYIRLHGRNPKWFTADEKTRYDYNYSESELREIASELLSLPSTKRFVFFNNCYRGQALKNAVMFRTLVGGEKIGIFQIFRDEK; encoded by the coding sequence ATGGAAGAAAAAGAAAAAGAAAAACGTGTTCTTTGGTTTATTGGAACAAGCGGTTTTTCGTTCGACGACTGGGTAGGAACAGTGTATCCTGATTATATTAAATCCAGCGAGATGTTTAATTATTATTGGCAGAATTACGGTTTCAATGCAGTGGAGTTAAACTATACATTCTACCAAATGCCTTCATATAGAACCATAGTATCTTTATTGAGAAAGTCGCCTCCAGGTTTCAAATTCGCACTAAAACTTCATAGTTCTATAACACACGATGGAAACATAGAAAATCTCAAGGATTTCCTAAAGAATACAAATGTTATAAAGCAGGAAGGTAAAATGGTAGGTTACCTTGCCCAATTTCCGTATGTGTTTAAATACTCTAATGAACACGTTGAGTTTTTAAAGAAGCTTGCTGAAGAAATAACAAGCAAGGAAATTGAACTTTTCATAGAGTTTAGAAACTCGACGTGGGTAAAAAGGGATGATGTTTGGCTTTTGCTGAAAGAATTCAGTCCTTATCTCCACATAGTCGTTGTCGACCTTCCGAAATTACCAGGTTTGTATTCTTTTAGTACTGAGTACAGTGCAAAAGAAGATTCCACGTATATCCGTTTACATGGTCGAAATCCGAAATGGTTTACTGCTGACGAAAAAACGCGTTACGATTACAATTACTCGGAATCCGAGCTGAGAGAGATTGCTAGCGAACTTCTTTCGTTACCGTCAACAAAGCGATTTGTTTTCTTCAATAACTGCTACCGTGGACAGGCTTTGAAAAACGCTGTAATGTTTAGAACCCTTGTAGGTGGTGAGAAAATTGGAATCTTCCAAATTTTCCGAGATGAAAAATAA
- a CDS encoding HD domain-containing protein: MKREEALELLKTHLSNKNLINHCLACEAIMRRLARHFGQDEETWGLAGLLHDLDYDYTKDKPEEHGFRSVEILGDSVSQEIKDAILAHCEKKVPETLMEKALYAVDPTSGFIVAAALIRPEKKLAFVDVPFLLNRFKEKGFAKGANRDQMKSCENIGLTLEEFYSLALEAMKEISEQIGL; the protein is encoded by the coding sequence TTGAAAAGAGAAGAAGCTCTGGAGCTACTTAAAACCCATTTATCCAACAAAAACTTGATTAACCACTGCCTGGCTTGTGAAGCCATTATGAGGCGTTTAGCTCGCCATTTTGGACAAGATGAAGAAACATGGGGACTTGCAGGGTTGCTACACGACCTTGATTATGATTATACAAAGGACAAACCAGAAGAACACGGATTCAGAAGTGTCGAGATTCTTGGTGACTCTGTAAGCCAAGAGATAAAAGATGCCATCCTTGCACATTGTGAAAAGAAAGTACCTGAAACTCTTATGGAGAAAGCGCTTTATGCCGTTGATCCAACGAGTGGTTTCATAGTAGCTGCCGCGTTGATAAGACCAGAAAAGAAACTCGCTTTTGTTGATGTTCCGTTTCTGCTAAACAGGTTTAAAGAAAAAGGATTCGCAAAAGGTGCAAATAGGGACCAGATGAAATCTTGCGAGAATATCGGACTTACATTAGAAGAATTTTACTCACTTGCTTTAGAAGCCATGAAAGAGATATCCGAGCAAATAGGACTGTAA
- a CDS encoding ATP-dependent helicase, which translates to MNRDREVKDYKLENTNGITEKIITEIMNELDAEQRNAVLNSFGKSVVIAGPGSGKTRVITYKIAYLLGNGVKPSEILLVTFTRAAAKEMIERAQKVTKRELSGMLSGTFHHVCNVLLRRYGSSIGLKPNFTILDEDDSVDLMKLVRSRFVTSKQMSKALPTPNELYSLYSFMNNTLQTPYEVIVKRAKRWINVIDVIENIFKEYAIEKEKQNVLDYDDLLLKMLMLLEEKPDVRERISSQFKWILVDEFQDTNILQLKIVQLLSQVHNNLFVVADDAQSIYSFRGARFENVKEIMEGANVFKIQTNYRSTDKIVELVNSMIPRSSVPKKLRAVRYSSQKPVVVNTYDHFDEARFVAQRIIEHVNDGANYSDIAVIYRAHSHSLELQLELSKNNIPFKILSGLRFTETAHAKDVIAFLKILENPYDVISWIRILKMLENVGDVKAERIANEITSTEDPIGRFLSLNVKSANIDVLKNVIYNSLGKGPSEQIRNFYEDFYQSILEYHYQDFRDREEDIERLIEMASFYNSTEEFLSELIISEAREAELDRNEDEGGKVTLTTVHQAKGLEWKIVFVIGVNPGDFPHFLALKDGSLDEEERLFYVAITRAKDMLYITHSVFSRSDYFRTGKIERDFVEDIPPYLVEYWRVR; encoded by the coding sequence ATGAATCGAGATAGAGAAGTTAAAGACTACAAGTTAGAAAACACGAATGGAATAACTGAGAAAATAATCACCGAGATAATGAACGAGCTCGACGCTGAGCAGAGAAATGCAGTTTTAAACTCTTTTGGTAAGAGTGTTGTCATAGCAGGTCCTGGTAGCGGGAAGACCCGTGTAATCACTTACAAAATTGCATATCTTCTCGGAAATGGAGTAAAACCTTCGGAAATACTCTTAGTTACATTTACTCGAGCTGCAGCAAAAGAAATGATAGAGCGAGCACAGAAAGTAACTAAAAGAGAGCTCTCTGGAATGCTTTCAGGAACGTTTCACCATGTGTGTAATGTTTTGCTTAGACGTTATGGTTCAAGCATAGGTCTCAAACCAAACTTTACAATCCTAGATGAGGATGATTCTGTAGATTTGATGAAGTTGGTCAGAAGTCGTTTTGTAACATCAAAGCAGATGAGTAAAGCACTCCCAACTCCGAACGAGCTTTACTCACTATACTCATTTATGAACAATACCCTTCAAACTCCATATGAAGTCATAGTTAAACGTGCAAAAAGATGGATAAACGTCATTGATGTGATTGAAAATATATTTAAAGAGTATGCCATTGAAAAAGAAAAACAGAACGTCTTAGATTACGACGACCTGTTGCTTAAGATGCTTATGCTTCTCGAAGAAAAACCTGATGTTCGTGAACGTATTTCGTCTCAATTCAAATGGATTTTAGTTGATGAATTCCAAGATACAAATATACTACAATTAAAAATCGTTCAGCTTTTAAGTCAGGTTCACAACAATCTCTTTGTCGTAGCCGACGATGCGCAAAGTATATACTCATTCAGAGGGGCACGATTTGAAAACGTTAAAGAGATTATGGAAGGTGCTAATGTGTTTAAAATACAAACCAACTACAGAAGCACTGATAAAATAGTTGAGTTAGTGAATTCAATGATACCAAGGTCATCAGTGCCTAAGAAGTTAAGAGCAGTTCGCTATAGTTCCCAAAAACCTGTCGTTGTTAATACTTATGACCATTTTGATGAAGCACGATTTGTTGCTCAAAGAATTATCGAGCATGTGAACGACGGCGCAAACTACAGTGATATAGCTGTAATCTACAGAGCCCATTCCCACTCGTTGGAATTACAGTTGGAACTTTCAAAAAATAACATCCCTTTCAAAATACTCTCAGGTCTCAGATTTACGGAAACTGCTCACGCAAAAGACGTTATAGCATTTTTGAAGATTTTGGAAAATCCTTACGATGTTATTTCATGGATTAGAATCTTGAAAATGCTTGAAAACGTAGGAGATGTAAAAGCTGAAAGGATTGCAAATGAAATAACATCGACAGAAGACCCTATAGGACGGTTCTTAAGTCTTAATGTTAAGAGTGCTAACATAGATGTACTGAAAAACGTTATTTACAACTCTCTTGGTAAAGGTCCAAGCGAGCAGATAAGAAATTTCTATGAAGATTTTTATCAAAGCATTCTTGAATACCACTACCAAGATTTCCGAGACAGAGAGGAAGATATTGAAAGGCTTATTGAAATGGCATCGTTTTACAATTCTACAGAGGAATTCTTAAGCGAGCTAATAATATCTGAGGCAAGAGAAGCTGAACTTGACAGAAACGAAGATGAAGGCGGGAAAGTTACGTTGACAACAGTCCATCAAGCAAAAGGTTTAGAGTGGAAGATAGTCTTTGTCATAGGTGTCAATCCAGGTGATTTCCCACACTTCTTGGCTCTGAAAGATGGTTCTCTTGACGAAGAAGAAAGGCTATTTTACGTTGCAATAACCAGAGCTAAAGATATGCTTTATATAACTCATTCCGTTTTTTCTCGAAGCGACTACTTTAGGACAGGAAAAATTGAACGTGACTTTGTTGAGGATATACCTCCTTACTTAGTTGAATATTGGAGGGTCAGATAA